From Geotalea uraniireducens Rf4:
GCAACGAACTCAAGGTGAACCTGACCACGCTCCACTCCCGGCTTTTCCTGGAATGGGTGATACGGACATATCGGAATGCCTCCGCTGCCGTCGAAAAGGAGATTGTCATTGCCGAGGGGTGCTGCGGGACGTTTTTTACCAGCGATGAGATTCTGCTCGGCCGGGTGCTTGGCAACCTGGTTAAGAATGCCCTTGAGGCGTCCGCTCCGGGACAGCGCGTGACCCTTGGTTGCAGCACAAACGGTGCGGAGGTCTCTTTCTCGTGTCACAACGAAGGGGTTATCCCGAGAAAGGTCCAGTTGCAGATATTCCTCCGCTCCTTCACAACCAAGGACCCTGGAAGGGGGGTCGGGACCTACAGCGTGAAACTGCTGACGGAACGCTATCTGCAAGGGACGGTTTCATTTGTTTCCACCCCGGCGGAAGGAACGACATTCACTGCAACGTTGCCGATTGTTCCTGTAAGGCGGGAAGAAGAACGTTGGGCTGGTGCTTGCGGAGAAGAAGGTGTCGGAGGTGGTGCCCCGCTGGGATGCAATCGATGATGGTGAGCTTATCCTTGATGGATGCAAGGGCCAACGCGTGATAATGGCGAACTTCGACGACATCCAATGCGCCTTGGCCAATCGGGAACCGGGAATCCTGCCTGCCGACCGGCGAAGACTTGCTGCCGTGGCGCTTATCCTGCGGAAGGGTACAGTCGGCCTGGAGATACTCTTTATCGAGCGGGCAAGGCACGCCGGCGATCCCTGGTCGGGGGATCTGGGCTTTCCCGGCGGCAAGGTCGAAGCCGAAGATGCCGATCCCCGTTTTGCCGCGGAACGGGAAACACGGGAAGAGATCGGCCTCGACCTTCGATGCGCACGTTATCTTGGCCGCCTCGATGAAATCGTCGGCGCCACCCTTCCGGTCAGGGTGACGTGCTTCGTTTACGGGGTTGTCGAGGAGGTGGAACCGCATCTCAACGAGGAGGTGCATGATGCTTTCTGGGTACGCCTTGCTGACCTTGTCGATCCGGGTCGCCACGTTGAGGTCCCGGTTCGCTTCACCGGGAAGATATTGCGCCGCCCTGCCATCCGCCTGCCGCAACCGGGGATACCCGTACTCTGGGGGCTTACCTATCGACTGGTTACCCAGTTTCTGAAAGTTCTCAATGAACCGATATGCTCCGGTCCATAACCGTATGCCATGACGTTTACTGCAATCCTTTCAGGTCGGAATTTCTGCGGCTAAAGTTTCCCGGTGCGGTGACGATAAGATTAAATACCCATCATATGCTGGTACGAAGGTTATAAGCTGGAGCGGATATGCAGACTTTACCGATTGCCCTGGTTGAAGAGGGGATGGTGCTGGCCCGGGATGTGGTCCGCCAGGATAATCCCAACGGCCCGCCGGTGTGCGGCAAGGGGATGACCCTTACGGACAACCTGCTGGAGCGTCTCAGGACGATGGGGATCAAATCGCTCGTTGTCGAAGGCCATCCCGTCGATGTCGATGGCGAGCAGTCGTTGGCGGAGATGCTTGCAGCGCTGGAGGAGCGTTTCAGAAAGGCGGAGCATGATCCTCTTATGATGAAGCTGCGGGAATGTTACCGGAAAATAATAACCCGATCCATGGAAGGATTCAGCAGTGGACGAGAAGCGGATTGAACTGAGGCAGATTATTAAGGATACCCGGTCGCTGCCGACCCTGCCCGGGATTATCAACAAGCTGAACGCCATGTCCGGCAACAGCAAGACCTCTATTCGGGAGATGGCCAACATGGTTTCGTCGGATCAGGTGCTGTCCGCCAAGGTGCTCCGGCTGGCCAATTCACCCTCCTATGGCTTCCCCCGCATCTCGACGGTCTCCAATGCCATGATACTGCTCGGGGTGGACGTGGTAAAAAGCCTGGTTATAAGCTCTTCCATTTTCGAACTCATGGAAACCAGCGTGGTGGGGCTCTGGGAGCATTCTCTCGGTGCCGGCGTGGCGGCAAACATCATCTGCCGGAAGCTCCAGTTGCGTGACTGCGAGGAGATCTCCACAGCGGCCCTTCTCCACGACATCGGCAAAGTCATCATCAAGATCAAGTGTGAGGATGATTACAGCAACTTGTTGTGTCTGGTTCGCGAGAAGGATATTTCGATGCTGGCTGCAGAAGAGGAACTGCTTGGGACCGATCATGCCGAGGTCGGCGTCTGGCTGGCCAAGAGCTGGTTCCTTCCCGAAAAGCTGTGCGAGCCGATTGCCTGTCACCACGATGTGGCGAAGGCTGACGAGCACGATGTGCGCACCGCCGTAGTACATCTGGCTGACGTGCTCATCAAGGCCAGTGGATTCGGTTTCAGCGGCGACCAGCTTGTCCCGCTCATTCAACCCCTTGCCATGAAGCGACTCGGCATGAGCGTGGACGACCTGGAGCAGATCATCGAAGTTCTCGATGACCGACTGATCGATGTGAAGAACTTCAGCCTTGAGATCCAGGCCGACAATGGTGCGTGACCTCCGCATAACGCTCATTGCCCCGGCGAATGACGATTCCGGCATCCTGAAAATCCGCCTGCAGAGCAAGGGGTACCAGGTGGTCAGGCTGGAGCGCCCTTCCCTGGTGATGGGATATGTCTATGCCGACCCGCCCGATATCTTTATCATCGACCTTTCCGTTCCCGATGTACAGATGCTGGGGGTGGTCCGCGACCTCAGGGGGGACAGCTATTTCAGCACCATTCCGGTCATCGGGCTGGTCACCGACCCTATGGTGGAGGACTTTGACTGGCAAAACTATCAAATAGACGATTTCGTCTCCGTGCCGGTAAAGTATCCCGAACTGTTCAGCCGCATCCGACTCTCCGTGGCCCGTATTCTTCGGGTCTTTGACAACAATCCGCTCACGAAACTTCCCGGCAACACATCTATCCAGCGTGCCATAGAAAAGGCCATCGGCCGGCCGATGGCGGTTTGCTACATCGACATCAACAACTTCAAGCCGTACAATGACGTGTACGGTTTTTCCAAAGGTGACGTGGTCCTCCGTATGCTGGCCCGAATCATGTTCAATGCCGTCAAGGAGTCGGGTGGCGGGTTTGCCGGACATGTGGGGGGGGATGACTTTGTCTTCATCCTGCCGCAGGAGCGGGCGGAGACGGTCTGCAAAACGATTATTGAAAACTTCGACAGGATTGTGAATGATTTGTTTGAAGGTGACGAATTGGTGAACGGCTATTACAAAGCTAAAAACCGCAAGGGTGAAGACGAAAATATGCCGCTGCTCGGGATTGCCATCGCTGTGGTGCCGACCGACAGTCCGGCCATCAACCACTATGGCAAGGTGAGCGAGGTGGCGGCCGAGATGAAGATGCTGGCCAAGAAAAGCGGCAAAAGCAATTACGTTATTGACCGACGTTTGAGATGAGTTGCAGGGAAAAAACTGTTGCAGAGCCCGTTTGAAGTGGTTACAGTAAACCCCTCAGAATAAAAAAGAGGGAGATTTGCCGGTGACACCAACCAGAGAAGAACTGGCCGCAACTGTTGATGTGGCCGAATGGCGCCTGCTGCGAGGGCATTTGGAAAGGGGAGGATTGATCGTCGTCGACCGCGAGCTGGATCTGGTGGAGGCGGGGGTAAGGGTGGCCAATGATGATTCCGCGACCATCGGGAGTTGGATCGAAGCCGGCAAGCTGGCCAAACCTTCTGCCGAACAGATTGCCGAGTGGGATGCTGCCGATGAGAAAAAATTCCGGATGCTGATCATCAGCCCCTACATCCTTATCCAGGATGAGGGGCTTACTGTAGGGTAACTGGGGGGGAACCATGGCTAATGGAGAGGATACACCGCTGTCCTGTTCGAAATGCAGCGCGGTCTGGCAGAAATTCGGCGTCACCAACTGCTGGAGTGGCAATCCCGACACCGCACCGCCGAAGCCCGGCAACTGCCCGTCCGAAGCCTACGGCGACATTATCAGCGCTTCGCTCAAGGAATACGCCGGCGACAGCGACGATGCCAGGATGGCATTAGTGGCAGCGCGGGTAGAGGGGCTTTGCTACCGGAAGGTAGATGGGAGCGATGCTGTTAATGCACGCTGGACGAGGGTGGAAGACACCATCGCCTTTGCCCGCCTGATGGGGTGGAAAAAGATCGGTATTGCCACCTGTATCGGCCTTTTGGATGAAACCGATCGGCTGGTTGCGATCCTCAAGGCGCAGAGACTGGAGCCGCAAAGCGTCTGTTGCAAGGCGGGTAGCATCGACAAGAAAGAGCTGGGCCTGACGGAGGAGGAAAAGGTCCGGCCCAATACGTTCGAGCCTGCATGCAACCCCATCGCCCAGGCCGAGATCTGCAACCGGCTCGGTACCGACATGAACATTATCGTCGGCCTTTGCATCGGCCACGACATGCTGTTCAACAAGCATTCGCAGGCGCCGGTCACTACCCTGGTGGTGAAGGACCGGGTAACTGGCCACAACCCTGCGGCAGTGCTTTACGGGCAGAATTTCTACTACAAACGGCTGCAAAAGCAACCGGTGCTTGTTGGCGACGAGTAGCCGCGAGCGTCCCATCACTTTGCTTTGACGGCGAGGGAATACGTTGCCTCCCGTTTGTGAATGGCCCCTTCGCGGCTGAGGGTGCTGGAGTAGAGGTGGAACGCGTCGACGGGAAATGAGGGGGTTATGAACTCCCGGTGTTTTTCTTCAAAGGCGACGACCCTCGTTTCCTGTATATCCTTCATTCGGGCGATGGTGATATGCGGCGAAAATCGCCGCTCTTCCGGCGCAATGCCGGTATTTATCAACGCCAGCTCCACATGTCTTTGCAGTTCGAGCAGTTCCTCGTTCGTCTCCATCCCCACCCAAAGCACCCTGGCGTGTTTGCCCGGCGGGAAATGGCCGATACCCGTCAGCGCCAGACGGAGCGGCCTGCCGGTAACATTGGCAAGGACATCCTTGATCTGAGCGAACAGCTGGTCATCCACTTCACCGATGAAGCGTAGCGTCAGATGGATTTGTTCCGCCGCAACCCAGTGTGCGCCAGGCAAATCGCTACGCATGTCTGCCACCGCTTTCTTTATTTCATCCGGTAAATCGATTGCCACAAACAGTCTGTACATATGGTGCCTCCTATCTGCGCGCAAGACTTTCCCTGTCCCGCGTCAAATCGACCAGATAACGGCCGTGGTCGTCGACAATAACGGTTCCCATCTCCTTTGACATTGTGTTGAGCCGGTTGATGACCTCCTGACCTTTTTCCCCGGTCAACAGTCTCGGCTGAAAGCTAACCTCGCTGTTGAGGACATTGAGCGGGATCAGCTCCACTTCCTTCACGCCGTCATCCAGGGTGATCCTGGCAATAACGCTCCGGTCCGAGCTGCTGAGGCTGCCAAATGCGTAATTGCCCAGGCTGTAGAAGATGACGGAGCCCTTGTAGCGCTCAATACCCTGCAATACGTGGGGGTGGTGGCCCAGGACCAGGTCGGCTCCAGCATCTACGGCCCGGTGCGCTGCTGCTACCTGGTAGCTTTTCGTCATCGCGGCTTTTTCCGTCCCCCAGTGAAAAGAGACTACCACATAATCGGCGACAGCCCTTGCCCTGGCAATGTCCTCCTGGTAATAAGGCCGAAAGCCGGGGGCGGTGCCGGCCCGCTTGTCTCCGGCGTAGAACTCTTCAGGATAGGTAAGGGAATAGGCGAGGAAAGCGATTTTACCGCCGTTACAGGTGACAAGAGCTTCGCGACGCGCCGTGGCCAGTGTCTCACCGGCGCCGCTGTGTTGAATGCCTTGTTGGTCAAGGTTGTAGATGGTTTCCCTGAGTCCATCGCTGCCAAAGTCCAGCATGTGGTTGTTGGCCAGGGTGAGGATGGAAAACCCTGCCCGTTTCAGCGCCGTTGCTGCTCGGGGATCGGTCTTGAAACGAAATTTTTTGTTCTTGAATTCCGTTCCGTTCAGAGCAAGCGGCGCTTCCAGATTGCCGACGGCGATATCGCCGTTTTTCAGAGCTGATACTGTTGCGGCAAAGGGATAGTCGTAGCCCAGGCGGGCAAATGAGGCACTCGCCTTGCCCGCCAGCATTATGTCCCCTACCGCGTTGACGACAATTTTGCCGGCAAAGGCGGAAGAAGTGTGGCAAAGCGTGGATAACAGGAACAATAGAAACAGCAAAGCGGGCATGGAGTCTCCGATTATTAATCGATGGTTTTGTATAAAAATATTGACTAAATTCCGGGCAAGTGCTAGAAAATATAGCTTCGTTTATCCAATTGTAAAGGCTTTTTGTCATGCTTGACGCTAGATATCTGCGCGAAAATCTGGAAACGGTGGAAGCCCGTCTTAAAACTCGCGGTGCAGGGGTGGACCTGGAGCGGTTCCGTCAACTGGACGGGAGTCGTCGGGAGCTTCTGCAGCAGACCGAGACGCTGAAGGCATTGCGCAATAAGGTGTCCGATGAGATCAGCCGAATCAAGGATAAGAGCCAGGCCCAGGATCGTATCATTGAGATGCGGGAAGTTTCCCAGCGCATCAAAGGCTTGGATGAGGAGTTGAAGGGGGTCGAAGAGGCGCTTGAGTACTTTTTGCTTACGGTGCCGAATATCCCTTGTGCGGCCACGCCGGTTGGCGCTTCTGAAGTGGACAATGTGGAAGTTAAAAAGTGGGGCGAAAAGCCGGTTTTTGATTTTGCTCCTAAACCCCATTGGGAAATCGGCGAATCGCTCGATATCCTCGATTTCGAACGTGGCGCCAAGCTGGCCGGAGCGCGATTCACCCTCTACAAGGGGTTTGGCGCACGGCTTGAGCGGGCCCTGATAAACTTTATGCTCGATCTTCATACGGAGCGTCACAAATATCTTGAAATGCTCCCACCCTTTATGGTAAACAGGGAGAGTATGACCGGAACCGGTCAGCTGCCGAAATTTGAAGAAGACCTCTTTCATATGGAAGGGGTTGATTATTTTCTTATCCCGACAGCCGAAGTTCCGGTAACCAACATCCATCGGGGTGAGATACTTAAGGCTGCTGATCTGCCGCTCTGCTACACGGCCTATACGCCCTGTTTCAGGAAAGAGGCCGGCTCCTACGGCAAGGATACAAGGGGGCTGATCCGCCAGCATCAGTTCAACAAGGTTGAGCTGGTCAAATTTGTCCACCCGGCACATTCATACAACGAACTGGATAAGCTGCTTGACAACGCGGAAGAGGTGCTCCGGCTTCTTGGGCTTCCTTACCGTGTGGTTGATCTCTGTACCGCAGATATAGGATTTTCCGCAGCCAGGACTTATGATATCGAAGTCTGGCTTCCGGGTCAGGATTGCTACCGGGAGATATCTTCCTGCAGCAATTTTGAGGATTTTCAGGCACGCAGGGCTTCCATCCGCTTTCGGGAAGATGAAAAGGCAAAACCTGAATTCGTTCATACCTTGAATGGCTCAGGGCTGGCAGTAGGAAGGACCCTCGTGGCCATCCTGGAGAATTATCAGGAGGCGGACGGTTCGGTTTCCATACCCGGAGCGTTGAGACCTTACATGGGCGGCATTGAAAAAATAGCTTAGCTTTGGAGGAATGGCCGAGTGGTTGAAGGCGGCGGTCTTGAAAACCGTTGAACGAAAGTTCCGTGGGTTCGAATCCTACTTCCTCCGCCAAAAAGCCTGTTCTAGGTTCTAGGTTCAAGGTTTTAAACGTAGAACATAGAACGTGGAACGTAGAACTTGATGTTACGGAGAGATGGCCGAGTAGGTCGAAGGCGCTCGCCTGCTAAGCGAGTATACTGGGAAACCGGTATCGAGGGTTCGAATCCCTCTCTCTCCGCCATTAACTGGACTAGTCGTAACGTTTAACGCAGAATCAACGAGGAGGAGCGTGTGAAGCGAGTGATGAAATTGTTGGTTTTCACTCTGCTGGCTATGGTTGCTGTGGCCGGTTGCACAAAAAAAGAGGAAAAGCAAGCCGTCGAATCTGCTGCACCTAAGGGCCAGGTAACCAAAAAAGAGGCGAAGGTCGTTGTTCCCGATAGCGTTAAGGGTAAGTGGAAGGCTGTTAAAATTGCCGTCACTGATAAGAACACTAAAAAAGATACGGTTTACACCGTGAATATTGGTTCGGAGTTGGCCCTTCCCAATAGCAATCTGACGATCAAGGTGGAGAACTTTCTGCCCCATTTCATGATGGAAGGGACTACATTGACTTCCCAGTCAAATGAGCCGAAGAACCCCGCAGCCCAGGTACGGGTCATTGAGAACGGCAAAGAGATATTCAAGGGTTGGCTGTTCACTCTTTATCCGACCACCCATGCTTTTCAGCACCCCAGATATGGTTTTACACTGGTTGACTTCGTACCAGCCGGTTAGTTTATGCGCTCGTAGCTCAGCTGGATAGAGCAACGGACTACGAATCCGTAGGTCGGGAGTTCGAATCTCTCCGAGCGCGCCATCTTAAAAGGGGCTACAAGTTTTATGCTTGTGGCCCTTTTTCTTGTAGTATATATGTTGACGGTGAATCCTGCGCCCGTAGCTCAGCTGGATAGAGTACCTGGCTTCGAACCAGGGTGTCGGCAGTTCGAATCTGTCCGGGCGCGCCAAAATAGAAAGGGTTGGCAAAATTTGCCAACCCTTTTTCTGTCGATTGAATTAAGCTGAACAGTGGTATTATTTTGTTTGCGAACTGAATCGCATCGTGTGTCCGTTCAATTTATCTTTTGGTGTTATGCCGTTGAAAGTGGAAATCCATTGAATCCATCGGTTAAAGGCTAGTCAGGATAGCATGACTACTTGCCCGGATGCCGGCGGTGGACTTTCTATCCTTCCTTTTTTGCTGCATCGTCCTTGCGCGCTTTAATCTCGATCTCATCCTTTCCCTCTGATGCTTTTTTGAAATTCCTGATACTCTTGCCCAGTGCGTTCCCAATCTCCGGCAATTTCCCCGCCCCAAAAACCACCATAACGATTACGAGTATGACAATAAGCTCCGGCATGCCGAATCCAAACATAGTTGCCTCCACATGATATTTACAAATTTGGTTATTAGTATTACATCGGAAAAGTAAAAAATCAAGAAATTAAGAAAATCCAAGTGTGTAAAAAATGCGAATAAATTAATAAGTTGCACATGAATGGGGAGATAAGTATATTATGCAAGTTAAAATATATTACGATTAGCGCTGGTGGGCATCTTTACCCTGGCGCTTTGTCGTATCAGTATCAGTTGCAGTTGCAATGGATGTTTATGAGGAGTTCCGGAGTTCATCGCATTGACAGTTGTCGAGAAGCACTATTGGTTTCAGTGGCGGGACTAGGGGGCGTTCGTGAGCAGAAAGATTCTACTGGTAGAAGACAATCTCGATGATGAGGCTTTGACTTTGCGGGCACTGCAAAAGATTGATCTTGCGTATGATGTGGTCGTGGCACATGATGGCGTGGAGGCGCTTGATTTCGCTTTTGGTACAGGACCTTTTGCGGAGAGGGAGATGCATAGCAAGCCACGGCTTATTCTCCTTGATCTGAAGTTGCCCAAAATCGACGGCCTCGAAGTGTTGCGATCTCTTCGTTCTAACAATGAGACAAAATCCATTCCGGTTATTATATTTACCTCTTCGAGCGAGGAGCAGGACATCCTCGACAGCTATTATCTGGGTGCCAACAGCTATGTCCGTAAACCGGTTGATTTCAACCAGTTTTGCGAAGCATTGCGACAGATCGGCTTGTACTGGCTCACTTTGAACCAACTCCCGCCATTGCACAAAGGCCTTTGCGCTTCATGATTGCCTGCCGGACAGCGGTTCTCTGAGCATTTTGATCTGCAGAACCGGCTGCAAACAGCAAGGGATCGTGGTACTATCCTTACATGGACAAATTCAAGCTTAACAGCGATTATCAGCCGCGCGGCGACCAGCCGCAGGCCATAGGTGAGCTTTCCGAAGGGGTCGAACGGGGTGACCGTGACCAGGTGCTACTGGGCGTAACCGGCTCCGGCAAGACCTTCACCATGGCGAACGTCATCGCCCGAGTCAACCGGCCGGCACTGATCCTCGCCCCGAACAAGACCCTTGCTGCCCAGCTCTATGGCGAATTCAAGGAACTTTTTCCTCAAAACGCCGTGGAGTTCTTTGTTTCCTACTACGACTATTACCAGCCGGAAGCCTATCTCCCCACAACGGACACCTTTATTGAAAAAGACTCGTCGATCAACGATGAAATCGACAAGATGCGCCATTCAGCCACCCGTAGCCTGCTTACACGCAGCGATGTCATCATCGTTGCCTCGGTATCATGCATTTACGGGATTGGTTCGCCTGCAGCCTATCAGGAGATGCACATATTCTTCCATCAGGGGGACAATGTGGGGCGGGATGAGCTCCTGAAAAGGCTCGTGGAAACACAGTATGAAAGAAACGATATCGATTTTCACCGCGGCACTTTCCGGGTGCGTGGCGACATTGTCGAGATATTTCCGGCACACGATGACGAGAGGGCGCTCAGGATCGAGTTTTTCGGTGATACGGTGGATGCTATTTCGGAGATCGATCCGCTCCGTGGGCAGGTTATACAGAAGCTCTCCAAATGCGCCATCTACCCGGCGTCCCACTATGTGGCCAATAAGGAAACCCTGGAAAGGGCCATAGAGCAGATCCGCCTGGAACTGGAGGAGCGGATTCGCTGGTTCCGGGAGCGAAACATGCTGATCGAGGCCCAGCGCATCGAGCAGCGTACTTTCTTTGATATAGAAATGATGGAAGAGATGGGATTCTGCCAGGGGATTGAGAATTATTCCCGCCATTTCGACGGGCGTTCCGCTGGCGAGCCACCTTATACCTTATTGGATTACTTTCCGAAGGATTACCTCCTGTTCGTCGATGAATCCCACATCACCGTGTCTCAGGTGGGTGGGATGTATCGCGGCGATCGGAGCCGTAAAGAAACCCTGGTCAATTACGGCTTCCGCCTTCCGTCGGCCCTCGACAACCGCCCCCTCAATTTTCAGGAATTTACCGAGAAGCTGAACCAGGTGGTGTACGTCTCTGCCACCCCGGCTGAGTATGAACTGAATATAGCGGGCGGTGTGGTGGTGGAGCAGGTGATCCGTCCCACGGGCCTCATCGATCCTGAGATCGAGGTCCGTCCCGCCTCTGGGCAGGTGGATGATCTCCTTCACGAGGTCCGCCTCACCGTGACGAAGGGTGAGCGGGTGCTTGTCACCACCCTCACCAAACGGATGGCCGAAGACCTGACCGATTACTACCGGGAGCTGGGAGTACGGGTAAAATACCTCCATTCGGATATCGACACCATTCAGCGCATGCAGATCATCCGCGACTTGAGGCTCGGTGAGTTCGATGTGCTGGTGGGGATCAACCTGTTGCGGGAGGGATTGGATATTCCCGAAGTGTCGTTGGTAGCCATTCTTGACGCGGATAAGGAAGGGTTCCTCCGCTCAGAGCGTTCCCTGATCCAGACCTGCGGCCGGGCCGCGCGTAACCTGGCGGGGCGGGTCATCATGTATGCCGACAGCGTCACCAGATCCATGCAGGCCTGCATGGATGAAACGTCAAGGCGCCGCAAAATCCAGAGCGAATACAACCGGAAGCATCACATCACTCCGCAGAGCATAAAGAAAGAGGTCCGCACCATACTCGAATCCGTCGAAGAGCACGATTACTATACCGTGCCGCTGGCAGCAGAGAGCATGGAAGAGTA
This genomic window contains:
- a CDS encoding NUDIX hydrolase; the protein is MSEVVPRWDAIDDGELILDGCKGQRVIMANFDDIQCALANREPGILPADRRRLAAVALILRKGTVGLEILFIERARHAGDPWSGDLGFPGGKVEAEDADPRFAAERETREEIGLDLRCARYLGRLDEIVGATLPVRVTCFVYGVVEEVEPHLNEEVHDAFWVRLADLVDPGRHVEVPVRFTGKILRRPAIRLPQPGIPVLWGLTYRLVTQFLKVLNEPICSGP
- a CDS encoding HDOD domain-containing protein; its protein translation is MDEKRIELRQIIKDTRSLPTLPGIINKLNAMSGNSKTSIREMANMVSSDQVLSAKVLRLANSPSYGFPRISTVSNAMILLGVDVVKSLVISSSIFELMETSVVGLWEHSLGAGVAANIICRKLQLRDCEEISTAALLHDIGKVIIKIKCEDDYSNLLCLVREKDISMLAAEEELLGTDHAEVGVWLAKSWFLPEKLCEPIACHHDVAKADEHDVRTAVVHLADVLIKASGFGFSGDQLVPLIQPLAMKRLGMSVDDLEQIIEVLDDRLIDVKNFSLEIQADNGA
- a CDS encoding diguanylate cyclase domain-containing protein, coding for MVRDLRITLIAPANDDSGILKIRLQSKGYQVVRLERPSLVMGYVYADPPDIFIIDLSVPDVQMLGVVRDLRGDSYFSTIPVIGLVTDPMVEDFDWQNYQIDDFVSVPVKYPELFSRIRLSVARILRVFDNNPLTKLPGNTSIQRAIEKAIGRPMAVCYIDINNFKPYNDVYGFSKGDVVLRMLARIMFNAVKESGGGFAGHVGGDDFVFILPQERAETVCKTIIENFDRIVNDLFEGDELVNGYYKAKNRKGEDENMPLLGIAIAVVPTDSPAINHYGKVSEVAAEMKMLAKKSGKSNYVIDRRLR
- a CDS encoding DUF2288 domain-containing protein, with product MTPTREELAATVDVAEWRLLRGHLERGGLIVVDRELDLVEAGVRVANDDSATIGSWIEAGKLAKPSAEQIAEWDAADEKKFRMLIISPYILIQDEGLTVG
- a CDS encoding DUF1847 domain-containing protein codes for the protein MANGEDTPLSCSKCSAVWQKFGVTNCWSGNPDTAPPKPGNCPSEAYGDIISASLKEYAGDSDDARMALVAARVEGLCYRKVDGSDAVNARWTRVEDTIAFARLMGWKKIGIATCIGLLDETDRLVAILKAQRLEPQSVCCKAGSIDKKELGLTEEEKVRPNTFEPACNPIAQAEICNRLGTDMNIIVGLCIGHDMLFNKHSQAPVTTLVVKDRVTGHNPAAVLYGQNFYYKRLQKQPVLVGDE
- the thpR gene encoding RNA 2',3'-cyclic phosphodiesterase gives rise to the protein MYRLFVAIDLPDEIKKAVADMRSDLPGAHWVAAEQIHLTLRFIGEVDDQLFAQIKDVLANVTGRPLRLALTGIGHFPPGKHARVLWVGMETNEELLELQRHVELALINTGIAPEERRFSPHITIARMKDIQETRVVAFEEKHREFITPSFPVDAFHLYSSTLSREGAIHKREATYSLAVKAK
- a CDS encoding CapA family protein — its product is MPALLFLLFLLSTLCHTSSAFAGKIVVNAVGDIMLAGKASASFARLGYDYPFAATVSALKNGDIAVGNLEAPLALNGTEFKNKKFRFKTDPRAATALKRAGFSILTLANNHMLDFGSDGLRETIYNLDQQGIQHSGAGETLATARREALVTCNGGKIAFLAYSLTYPEEFYAGDKRAGTAPGFRPYYQEDIARARAVADYVVVSFHWGTEKAAMTKSYQVAAAHRAVDAGADLVLGHHPHVLQGIERYKGSVIFYSLGNYAFGSLSSSDRSVIARITLDDGVKEVELIPLNVLNSEVSFQPRLLTGEKGQEVINRLNTMSKEMGTVIVDDHGRYLVDLTRDRESLARR
- the serS gene encoding serine--tRNA ligase, with the protein product MLDARYLRENLETVEARLKTRGAGVDLERFRQLDGSRRELLQQTETLKALRNKVSDEISRIKDKSQAQDRIIEMREVSQRIKGLDEELKGVEEALEYFLLTVPNIPCAATPVGASEVDNVEVKKWGEKPVFDFAPKPHWEIGESLDILDFERGAKLAGARFTLYKGFGARLERALINFMLDLHTERHKYLEMLPPFMVNRESMTGTGQLPKFEEDLFHMEGVDYFLIPTAEVPVTNIHRGEILKAADLPLCYTAYTPCFRKEAGSYGKDTRGLIRQHQFNKVELVKFVHPAHSYNELDKLLDNAEEVLRLLGLPYRVVDLCTADIGFSAARTYDIEVWLPGQDCYREISSCSNFEDFQARRASIRFREDEKAKPEFVHTLNGSGLAVGRTLVAILENYQEADGSVSIPGALRPYMGGIEKIA
- a CDS encoding DUF2155 domain-containing protein, giving the protein MKRVMKLLVFTLLAMVAVAGCTKKEEKQAVESAAPKGQVTKKEAKVVVPDSVKGKWKAVKIAVTDKNTKKDTVYTVNIGSELALPNSNLTIKVENFLPHFMMEGTTLTSQSNEPKNPAAQVRVIENGKEIFKGWLFTLYPTTHAFQHPRYGFTLVDFVPAG
- a CDS encoding twin-arginine translocase TatA/TatE family subunit encodes the protein MFGFGMPELIVILVIVMVVFGAGKLPEIGNALGKSIRNFKKASEGKDEIEIKARKDDAAKKEG
- a CDS encoding response regulator, translating into MSRKILLVEDNLDDEALTLRALQKIDLAYDVVVAHDGVEALDFAFGTGPFAEREMHSKPRLILLDLKLPKIDGLEVLRSLRSNNETKSIPVIIFTSSSEEQDILDSYYLGANSYVRKPVDFNQFCEALRQIGLYWLTLNQLPPLHKGLCAS
- the uvrB gene encoding excinuclease ABC subunit UvrB — its product is MDKFKLNSDYQPRGDQPQAIGELSEGVERGDRDQVLLGVTGSGKTFTMANVIARVNRPALILAPNKTLAAQLYGEFKELFPQNAVEFFVSYYDYYQPEAYLPTTDTFIEKDSSINDEIDKMRHSATRSLLTRSDVIIVASVSCIYGIGSPAAYQEMHIFFHQGDNVGRDELLKRLVETQYERNDIDFHRGTFRVRGDIVEIFPAHDDERALRIEFFGDTVDAISEIDPLRGQVIQKLSKCAIYPASHYVANKETLERAIEQIRLELEERIRWFRERNMLIEAQRIEQRTFFDIEMMEEMGFCQGIENYSRHFDGRSAGEPPYTLLDYFPKDYLLFVDESHITVSQVGGMYRGDRSRKETLVNYGFRLPSALDNRPLNFQEFTEKLNQVVYVSATPAEYELNIAGGVVVEQVIRPTGLIDPEIEVRPASGQVDDLLHEVRLTVTKGERVLVTTLTKRMAEDLTDYYRELGVRVKYLHSDIDTIQRMQIIRDLRLGEFDVLVGINLLREGLDIPEVSLVAILDADKEGFLRSERSLIQTCGRAARNLAGRVIMYADSVTRSMQACMDETSRRRKIQSEYNRKHHITPQSIKKEVRTILESVEEHDYYTVPLAAESMEEYAAVKDIPKLVKKLRKEMLAAAKQLDFEKAAGLRDRIKKLEEQDLALK